A genome region from Triticum aestivum cultivar Chinese Spring chromosome 2B, IWGSC CS RefSeq v2.1, whole genome shotgun sequence includes the following:
- the LOC123044571 gene encoding uncharacterized protein, producing the protein MAETSSLPVTDDLLAEILLLLPTPADLVRASAACVTFRRLVTDRAFLRRFRSLHARPFLGFFNHNGFHPARPPHTSAPAARAISLAADFSYSFLPSHDSWIVRDVRDGRVLLDRTPEDDAGEDSRVFTELAVCDPLHRRCLQLPPIPDDLAASVEHPLRVELERWCEPFLAPSGEEEAEETSFRVIWMAQCKTKLVAFVFSSSTGEWQAVASQAWGDLLVGTGVSTASSKSPVFFGRQYACACFYLVMDWRQKLLMLDTRRMEFSIADLPPGCRRPPIAIVDAGEGRPGMFAVREHDADGTFDLYYTIRQIEGPSFNQWQMEKMIPLESGYRYFLRGATERYLLLLRSEDDSASSSSLEMSDLECFSLDVKTLQLESICRLKHHILRAHIYTNFPPSLSSQTI; encoded by the coding sequence ATGGCGGAAACGAGCTCCCTGCCGGTGACGGACGACCTCTTGGCGGAGATCCTCCTCCTGCTGCCCACACCGGCCGACCTCGTCCGCGCCTCCGCGGCCTGCGTCACCTTCCGCCGGCTCGTCACGGACCGCGCATTCCTCCGGCGCTTCCGCTCCCTCCACGCCCGGCCCTTCCTCGGTTTCTTCAACCACAACGGCTTCCACCCCGCCCGCCCGCCCCACACCTCCGCGCCCGCCGCCCGCGCCATTTCCCTCGCCGCGGATTTCTCCTACTCCTTCCTCCCTTCCCACGACAGCTGGATCGTCCGGGACGTCCGCGACGGCCGCGTCCTCCTCGACCGCACCCCAGAGGACGACGCTGGCGAGGATTCCCGTGTCTTCACGGAGCTCGCGGTGTGCGACCCTCTCCACCGGCGGTGCCTCCAGCTCCCCCCAATCCCTGACGACCTAGCTGCTTCGGTGGAGCACCCACTCCGCGTGGAGTTGGAGCGCTGGTGCGAGCCCTTCCTGGCTccctccggcgaggaggaggcggaagaaaCGTCATTCAGAGTGATCTGGATGGCGCAGTGCAAAACGAAGCTGGTCGCCTTCGTCTTCTCTTCAAGCACCGGAGAATGGCAAGCCGTTGCATCTCAGGCCTGGGGCGATTTGTTAGTGGGCACCGGCGTGTCAACGGCGTCGTCCAAGAGCCCTGTGTTCTTCGGCCGACAATACGCTTGTGCCTGCTTCTACTTGGTCATGGACTGGAGGCAGAAATTGCTCATGCTTGACACCAGGAGGATGGAATTCTCCATTGCCGACCTCCCACCTGGCTGCCGAAGGCCACCGATTGCCATTGTGGACGCTGGGGAAGGCAGACCTGGGATGTTTGCTGTCCGTGAACACGATGCAGATGGCACATTTGACCTCTATTATACCATTAGGCAGATCGAAGGTCCGAGTTTCAACCAGTGGCAGATGGAGAAGATGATCCCATTGGAATCCGGTTACCGGTATTTCCTGAGAGGTGCAACAGAGAGGTACTTGCTACTACTAAGATCAGAAGATGACTCCGCAAGTTCATCATCATTAGAGATGTCAGACTTGGAATGTTTCTCACTGGATGTCAAGACATTGCAGCTTGAGAGCATCTGCAGGTTGAAGCATCACATCCTACGCGCACACATATATACCAACTTCCCACCATCGCTGTCGTCACAGACAATATGA